The Paenarthrobacter aurescens region TCATGATGACGTCGGCCCATTCGGCGGCGTCGGCAACGTTCTTGACGGTGAAGCCTGCGTCCTCAGCCTTGGCGGCCGACTTGGAGCCGTCCTTCAGCGCGATAACAACCTCGACGCCGGAATCGCGCAGGTTCAGCGCGTGGGCGTGGCCCTGGGAGCCGTAGCCAACGATGGCTACTTTGCGGCCCTGGATGATCGACAGGTCTGCGTCGTCGTCGTAGAACATTTCAGTCACTTGCGTAACTCCTCTTGAGTGGTTTTTCGTAGATATTGATAGTGGTGCTGCGGTACTGGGCTCAACGACGGGCGATTCACGCCGAACGGAGCGCCCTGTCACTCATGGAGCGGGATCCCCGTCCAACGGCCAAGGTGCCGGACTGCACAATTTCACGGATGCCGAACGGCTCGAGCACTGACAAGAGCGCAGCGAGCTTCTCGGGGGTACCGGTTGCCTCAATCACCAACGAGTCTGTGGAGACGTCGACGACTGCGGCACGGAACAGATCTGCAGCCTGGGTAACCTGCAGACGTGTCGCGGCATCCGCACGTACTTTGACCAGGATGTGGTCACGTTGTACGGAAGATTCAGAAGTCAGCTCAACAATCTTGATCACATTGACCAACTTGTTCAGCTGCTTGGTGACCTGCTCGATGAGGTCGCCGTCGGCGTCGACGACTACCGTCATGCGGGACATGCCGGGAACCTCGGTGGGTCCCACAGCCAGTGAATTGATGTTGAACGCGCGCCGGGCGAAGAGGCTGGCCACGCGGGTCAGTACGCCGGGTTTGTCCTCTACCAGAACGGACAGTGTGTGACGGCTCATGCCTAGTCCTCCTCTTCCCATTCCGGGGTCATGTTGCGGGCAACCTGGATCTGGTCATTGCTGACGCCCGCAGGCACCATGGGCCATACCATCGAGTTGGGGCTGACCACGAAGTCGATCACCACGGGGCGGTCGTTGATTTCCAGCGCCTTCTGGATGGTGGCGTCGATGTCTTCGTCGCGCTCACAGCGAAGTGCTGCGCAACCGTAGGCATCAGCCAGTTTCACGAAGTCCGGAATGCGGACGGTGTCGTGGCCTGTGTTCAGGTCCGTGTTGGAGTAGCGGCCCTCGTAGAACAGTGTCTGCCATTGGCGGACCATGCCCAGTGAGGAGTTGTTGATGATGGCCACCTTGATGGGGATGTTGTTGATGGCGCAGGTGGCCAGTTCCTGATTGGTCATCTGGAAGCAGCCGTCGCCGTCGATTGCCCACACTACGCGGTCCGGTTCACCTACCTTGGCACCCATTGCTGCCGGAACCGAGTATCCCATGGTTCCAGCACCACCGGAGTTCAGCCAGGCGTGCGGGCGCTCGTACTTGATGAACTGGGCTGCCCACATCTGGTGCTGGCCAACGCCTGCAACGTAGATGCCTTCCGGACCCGTGAGTTCACCGATGCGCTTGATCACGCGCTGCGGGGCGGTGAGGCCGTCTTCGGGCTCGGTCCAGCCCAAGGGGTAGGTATCGCGAAGGTTGCCCAGGAAGGCCCACCAGGAATCCAGGTCCGGGGTCCCGCTCAGTTCGAACTGCGTCTTCACGGCTTCTGTGAGCTCGGGAATGATTTCCTTGACCGAACCCACAATCGGGACATCGGCAGTGCGGTTCTTGGAGATTTCCGCGGGGTCGATGTCGGCGTGGATGACCTTGGCGAACGGGGCAAAGGTCTTCAGCACGCCAGTGACGCGGTCGTCAAACCTGGCACCGAGGGTGATCAGGAGGTCCGCCTGCTGAAGGGCTGTGACGGCGGAAACGGAACCGTGCATGCCGGGCATGCCCACATGCTGCGGATGCGAATCCGGGAAGGCGCCACGGGCCATGAGGGTGGTGACCACTGGAGCGCCGGTTGCCAGCGCCAGTTCCATGAGCTCCGCGGAGGCGTGGCCCTTCACCACACCGCCACCGACGTACAGTACCGGCTTGCTGGAGGCAGCGATCAGCTTGGCAGCTTCACGGACCTGCTTGTTGTGGCCACGCACCACCGGACGGTAACCGGGCAAATCCACCTTCGGCGGCCAGGAGAAGGTCATCTGGCCCACCTGGGCGTCCTTGGCGATATCCACCAGGACCGGACCCGGACGGCCCGTGGATGCCAGGTGGAAAGCCTCTGCCATGACGTGCGGGATGTCATTGGGATCGGTGACCAGGAACGAGTGCTTGGTGATGGGCATCGTGATTCCCACGATGTCCGCTTCCTGGAAGGCATCGGTACCGATCACTCCGCTGGATACCTGGCCGGTGATGGCCACCATCGGCACGGAGTCCATGTGGGCATCCATGATGGCGGTAACGAGGTTGGTGGCACCGGGTCCTGAGGTGGCGATGCAAACGCCAACCCGTCCGGTAACCATGGCGTAGCCTTGCGCGGCGTGGCCGGCTCCCTGTTCGTGACGGACCAGGATGTGATTCATGCTGGAGGCCATCAAGGGGTCGTAGGTGGGCAGGATCGCGCCACCGGGCAAACCGAAAATATCGTCCACGCCGAGTTCTTCGAGCGAACGGACAATTGCTTGTGAGCCGGACATCACCGTTGGGGGTACAACGGTGTTCGGCCCAAGTACAGGAGAGAGAGGTGCAGCAGCGTCGACGACGACGGCCTCAGCCGTACGGTCGACCTTTTCCGGAGCTTTGTAGGCTCCAGCGGACTTTGCAGCCATCAGCGAGGGGCTGATCGGCGATCCTTTGCTCATCGGACTCTTCCTTAGTGGATCTTCATTAGATGGATCTTGCTTCGGGGAATAAAAAAACCCCTCAGCCTTCCGGCTCTTCGAGGGGTTTGCGCGTGACGGTTCGTTACCAGTCGGGCTAAGCCACGCGCTTGGTAAGGACGACGACGCCAACGGTAACGAATGTGATCATGCGTTCAGTGTTCCCTCTAAGTGAGATACGTGTCAATTGACCACTATCGTATCTCACTATTTGGACAGCGATGTCCGCCTGCCGGACTCCGGCCGTCTCATGACAACCGGAGTCCCAAACAGGAATTATCCGCAGTACGCCCCGGTGGAAGCACTGTGGACAAGCTTTGCGTACTTGGCCAGCACGCCTTTGGTGAACTTGGCGGGAAGCGGCTCCCAGCCCTCCTTGCGGGCTTCGAGTTCGGCTTCGTCAACCAGGAGATCGAAGGAACGTGCGGCAATGTCCACGCGGATGCGGTCGCCGTCCTTCACAAAGGCAATGGGCCCGCCGTCCACAGCTTCAGGCGCAACGTGTCCAATGCACAGGCCTGTTGTGCCTCCTGAGAAGCGGCCATCGGTCAGCAGCAGGACATCCTTGCCAAGGCCCGCACCCTTGATGGCTCCGGTGATCGCCAGCATCTCGCGCATGCCCGGGCCTCCCTTGGGGCCCTCGTATCGGATGACCACAACATCACCCTTGTTGATCTCACCGTTGTCCAGCGCACTCAGGGCGCCCTGCTCGCGCTCAAAGACACGCGCAGTCCCCTCAAAGACGTCGGCATCGAAGCCTGCACTCTTGACGACGGCGCCCTCCGGAGCCATGGAACCGTGAAGGATGGTGATGCCGCCGGTCTTGTGGATGGGGTTGTCCAGGGCGCGGAGGATTTTGCCGTCCAGGTCCGGCGGGTTGATGGAGGCAAGGTTTTCAGCAAGTGTCTTGCCCGTAACGGTGAGGCAGTCACCGTGCAGCAGTCCGGCGTCGAGCAGTGCCTTCATGATGACCGGTACGCCACCGATCTTGTCGACGTCGGTCATCACGTAACGGCCGAAAGGCTTGAGGTCACCCAAGTGCGGAATTTTGTCCCCGATGCGGTTGAAGTCCTCCAGCGTCAGCTCAACCTCGGCTTCACGGGCGATCGCGAGCAAGTGCAGCACGGCGTTGGTGGAACCGCCGAACGCCATGGTGACGGCAATGGCATTCTCGAAGGCTTTTTTGGTCATGATGTCCCGCGCTGTGATTCCCAGGCGCAGCAGGTTCACTACCGCTTCGCCGGACTTGCGGGCAAAGTCATCACGACGGCGGTCTGCCGAGGGCGGGGCGGCTGAACCCGGGAGGGACATGCCCAGTGCCTCGCCGATGCAGGCCATGGTGTTGGCCGTATACATGCCGCCGCAAGCACCCTCGCCGGGACAAATGGCCTTCTCGATCCGGGTGAGGTCTTCCATGCTCATCTTCCCGGCGGCGCAGGCCCCCACGGCCTCGAAGGCATCAATGAGGGTGACTTCCTTCTCTGAGCCGTCTTCGAGCTTCACCCAGCCCGGCATGATGGAGCCTGCGTAGAGGAAGACCGATGCGAGGTCCAGACGGGCCGCGGCCATGAGCATGCCCGGAAGAGATTTGTCGCAGCCGGCAAGGAGCACCGAGCCATCAATACGCTCGGCCTGCATTACCGTTTCCACGGAGTCTGCAATGACCTCACGGGAAACCAGGGAAAAGTGCATGCCCTCGTGGCCCATGGAGATGCCGTCCGACACGGAGATGGTGCCGAATTGCATGGGGAAACCACCGCCGGCGTGGACGCCTTCCTTGGCACCCTGGGCGAGGCGGTTAAGGGAAAGATTGCAGGGAGTGATCTCGTTCCATGAACTCGCAACGCCAATCTGCGGTTTGGCGAAGTCGTCGTCGCCCATGCCCACCGCACGGAACATGCCACGGGCAGGGGCCGCATGAATGCCGTCGGTTACCACCCGGCTACGGGGTTTGATGTCCGGGGTGTTCGTTGTCGCAATCGGGGTGGTCTCACTCATGGTCCAAAGTCTATGTGCACCGGACACTTGCAGGCGCTGTTGCACGCCGGGTTAAGCCCATACTTTCCAATATTGCGGTTATTACCGGCCCTCAGATGTTCACATGTGAGGCATTGAGTTCCTTGGCGATCGCGGCAGCTTCGCTCTTGAGCATGTCCAAAACGATCCCGATAGTGGATCTCGCGGCCACCTCCTGCCGCGACAAAGCCACAATGCTCCTGCTCGCCTTCACCCCGGTGAGGGGGCGAAGAACCAGACCACGCCGCGCGCTTGCCCGGGCCGTGTACCGAGGCAGGAGGCAGATGCCGTGCCCT contains the following coding sequences:
- the ilvN gene encoding acetolactate synthase small subunit, whose amino-acid sequence is MSRHTLSVLVEDKPGVLTRVASLFARRAFNINSLAVGPTEVPGMSRMTVVVDADGDLIEQVTKQLNKLVNVIKIVELTSESSVQRDHILVKVRADAATRLQVTQAADLFRAAVVDVSTDSLVIEATGTPEKLAALLSVLEPFGIREIVQSGTLAVGRGSRSMSDRALRSA
- a CDS encoding acetolactate synthase large subunit, producing the protein MSKGSPISPSLMAAKSAGAYKAPEKVDRTAEAVVVDAAAPLSPVLGPNTVVPPTVMSGSQAIVRSLEELGVDDIFGLPGGAILPTYDPLMASSMNHILVRHEQGAGHAAQGYAMVTGRVGVCIATSGPGATNLVTAIMDAHMDSVPMVAITGQVSSGVIGTDAFQEADIVGITMPITKHSFLVTDPNDIPHVMAEAFHLASTGRPGPVLVDIAKDAQVGQMTFSWPPKVDLPGYRPVVRGHNKQVREAAKLIAASSKPVLYVGGGVVKGHASAELMELALATGAPVVTTLMARGAFPDSHPQHVGMPGMHGSVSAVTALQQADLLITLGARFDDRVTGVLKTFAPFAKVIHADIDPAEISKNRTADVPIVGSVKEIIPELTEAVKTQFELSGTPDLDSWWAFLGNLRDTYPLGWTEPEDGLTAPQRVIKRIGELTGPEGIYVAGVGQHQMWAAQFIKYERPHAWLNSGGAGTMGYSVPAAMGAKVGEPDRVVWAIDGDGCFQMTNQELATCAINNIPIKVAIINNSSLGMVRQWQTLFYEGRYSNTDLNTGHDTVRIPDFVKLADAYGCAALRCERDEDIDATIQKALEINDRPVVIDFVVSPNSMVWPMVPAGVSNDQIQVARNMTPEWEEED
- the ilvD gene encoding dihydroxy-acid dehydratase; translated protein: MSETTPIATTNTPDIKPRSRVVTDGIHAAPARGMFRAVGMGDDDFAKPQIGVASSWNEITPCNLSLNRLAQGAKEGVHAGGGFPMQFGTISVSDGISMGHEGMHFSLVSREVIADSVETVMQAERIDGSVLLAGCDKSLPGMLMAAARLDLASVFLYAGSIMPGWVKLEDGSEKEVTLIDAFEAVGACAAGKMSMEDLTRIEKAICPGEGACGGMYTANTMACIGEALGMSLPGSAAPPSADRRRDDFARKSGEAVVNLLRLGITARDIMTKKAFENAIAVTMAFGGSTNAVLHLLAIAREAEVELTLEDFNRIGDKIPHLGDLKPFGRYVMTDVDKIGGVPVIMKALLDAGLLHGDCLTVTGKTLAENLASINPPDLDGKILRALDNPIHKTGGITILHGSMAPEGAVVKSAGFDADVFEGTARVFEREQGALSALDNGEINKGDVVVIRYEGPKGGPGMREMLAITGAIKGAGLGKDVLLLTDGRFSGGTTGLCIGHVAPEAVDGGPIAFVKDGDRIRVDIAARSFDLLVDEAELEARKEGWEPLPAKFTKGVLAKYAKLVHSASTGAYCG